One window of the Patescibacteria group bacterium genome contains the following:
- a CDS encoding NYN domain-containing protein: MQKQENNYAFIDSQNVYKGTKKDLGWVIDWTRFRVYLKHKYDVTSAYLFIGFMPEHNDIYDELQKAGFILKFKPVLPDGNSGVKGNVDADLVLQAMIDYPAYDRAVLVSSDGDFYSLARYLYDNKKLIAVLSPHKKKCSTLLRRSARDKMVYMDKLEEKIAKRKGTA; encoded by the coding sequence ATGCAAAAACAGGAAAATAATTACGCGTTCATTGATAGTCAAAACGTGTATAAAGGGACAAAAAAAGATTTGGGCTGGGTAATAGACTGGACCCGTTTTCGTGTGTACTTAAAACACAAATATGATGTTACCAGCGCGTATCTATTTATCGGCTTTATGCCGGAACATAATGATATATATGATGAATTGCAAAAGGCAGGATTTATCCTTAAGTTCAAACCCGTGCTACCAGACGGAAACAGCGGTGTTAAGGGGAATGTTGACGCAGACTTAGTTTTGCAAGCAATGATTGACTATCCAGCCTATGATCGAGCGGTACTTGTATCAAGCGACGGTGATTTTTATTCGCTTGCGCGCTATTTATATGACAATAAAAAACTTATCGCAGTTTTAAGTCCGCACAAAAAGAAATGCTCTACACTCTTGAGGAGGTCCGCGAGGGACAAGATGGTCTATATGGATAAGCTAGAGGAGAAGATTGCAAAAAGAAAAGGCACCGCGTAG
- a CDS encoding YraN family protein, with protein sequence MNNSVKKHRQYVGKLGEDVASLFLMKQQFDVIDRNYLKKWGEIDIVAKKGGVLRFVEVKTVSRENIRNVSQETLNSDRPEENVHPWKIKRLYRTIQSYLAEKNVSGETLWQIDIVAVFLDVKNKEAKIRFTENIVL encoded by the coding sequence ATGAATAACAGCGTAAAAAAACACAGACAGTATGTTGGTAAACTAGGAGAGGATGTTGCATCTTTGTTCCTCATGAAACAGCAATTTGACGTCATAGACAGGAATTATCTTAAAAAGTGGGGAGAGATCGATATCGTTGCAAAAAAGGGTGGCGTATTGCGGTTTGTTGAGGTAAAAACGGTTTCCCGTGAAAACATACGAAACGTTTCACAAGAAACACTGAACAGTGATAGACCAGAAGAAAACGTTCATCCGTGGAAAATCAAGAGACTTTACCGCACCATACAGAGTTATTTGGCTGAAAAGAACGTTTCAGGTGAAACGCTCTGGCAAATAGACATCGTGGCTGTATTTCTGGACGTGAAAAACAAGGAAGCAAAGATACGGTTTACGGAAAATATAGTTTTATAG